GCAATCTCGGTGAGATCGCGTCCGAAAGCCTTCAGAGCCGGCGTCTTGACTTCGCCTTTCTTCTCACCAGGCGCGGGTTTTTCAATAGGGCCTTCACCAGGTGCAGCCGAAGCCGCTTCTTCCTGCGCAGCAAAATTGGGATCCAGTTCCTTCAGGATTTCCTGCCGTGTTTGCTCGATGTCCACGTCGAGATTTTTCAGCACGCGTGCGGCGACGCCGTCGCCTTCCCGCAGCAAGCCGAGCAGGATATGTTCGGTGCCGACGTAGGTATGATTCAGGGCCTTGGCTTCCTTTGCTGCAAGCGCGAGGACTTTTTTGACACGCGGCGTGTACGGGATGTTGCCGATCATTTTCTGATCGGGACCCGTTCCGACCTGTTTCTCGACTTCCATGCGGACCGTTTCGAGATCCAGGCCCATTTTCTGAAGCACGTTGACGGCGACGCCCTGGCCAAGTTTGATCAAACCGAGCAGGAGATGTTCTGTGCCAACGAAGTTATGGTTGAACCGATCCGCTTCCTTCCGCGCCAGGGCGAGAACCTGTTGGGCGCGCGGTGTAAAGTTGCTCATGGCTTCATCGCTCATAATAAAATCACAATGCTTTTATTTTTCCGGTTTGTCCAATCCCGTACCCTGCCCACCCTTCGGCCGTGAAATCGGCCTGCTGACCTGCTTCAACCGCTCGCGAACCATGTCAGCGCGGAGCAGGTCGCGTTCCTCCGCCGAGAGCTTTTCTGAATGCTGCTGCTGCAGGTGCGCCGGCTGCGTCAGGATGAACAACTCGTCCACCAGCGACCGCTCGACTCCCGGAAACACACCCACATCGACGCCCAGGCGCATCAACGAAAGCAGATTCATCGTTTCTTTCGAAGAAATACTGTGTGCATTCGCAAGGATGCCATAGGCCCGGCCGATATGGTTGAAGACCATCTTGGGCTTTTTCTCCAGCAGTGTGGCCCGCGCGTTCTCCTCGTGCTCAATGATCTGGGCGAGAACTTTCTCCAACCGCTCCACGATCGCGCTTTCCGATTCCCCCAGTGTCATTTGATTGGACACCTGGAACACATTTCCGAGCGCCTCCGTCCCTTCTCCGTATAATCCGCGCACAGCCAGGCCCAGTTTGTTGACTGACTGGATGATCGGATTGATCTGCTCTGCGAGCACCAGTCCTGGGAGGTGCAACATCGCGCTCACCCGAATGCCTGTACCTATATTGGTGGGGCAGGCGGTCAGGTAACCCAGGTCGGGGTTGAAGGCGTAGTCGAGCTTCTTCTCAAGCGTGGAATCGAAGGCGTCAATGGCCGTCCACGCCTGCCGCAACTGCAACCCTGGGCGCAACGCCTGCATGCGCAGATGATCCTCTTCATTGATCATCACACAGAGGGTTTCGTCCCGATTCAAAACAAGCCCGCTGCCGGCGCTTTTTGCCGCGTGTTCACGACTGATCAGATGCCGTTCCACGAGAATTTGTTTATCCAGTGTGGTAAGATTGTCCATCGATTGCGAGAAGGCATCCTTCATCTCGGGAAGATGCTCCACGGCGGGGCGAATGATATCCAGGACACGCACACGTTCCGGCTTTTTGGCCCAACCCGGAAATGCCGCCTCGCGAATGTTTCGCGCCAGGCGAACCCGGCTGGACATGACAATTCGATCGTGCGGTCCTTTGCGTCGGGCAGTGTCGGCCGGTGGAATCAGGAACTCATGAATGTCCATGTCATCAAGTGGCTGCTATGTTGCTAAGCTTCGCGTTCATCTGCTTGATCTCGTCCCTGAGTTGCGCAGCCTGCTCGAAGTTCTCTTCCTGAATGGCCTTTGCGAGTTTCTTCTGCAACAGCTTCAACCGATCCGATATGTCACGCGACTGGCGCAAGGATTCCGGAACTTTGCCGACATGACGCGTTCCCTTGTGCATGGACTTCAGCAATCCATCCAGGCCGTCCGCGAAGGTTTTATAGCAATCCGGGCAGCCGAGACGCCCAGCTTTTTTGAAATCGGCCTGCGTGAAGCCGCATCGCGGGCATTTGAGGTCGACGCCTCCGGCTGATTGTTCCATTTCCTGCGAGGCGCCGAGCCCGAGCAAAAGGTCAGCAAGCGAGAATCCGGTGGGATCATTGACTCCCTTCGTCTTCGCGCATTCTTCGCAAAGGTCCACCTTCTGCATTTTTTCACCAGCGATCTGGGTTAAATGCACGGTGGCTTCGCGTTCCTTGCAGATGCAGCACAGCATAAATCTAATCGTATATCGGCTCCCCTGAGACTTTCGTCAAGGAATGGTAATCCGCGACCAGTGACCGCGTCAGCGCTCCCGGTTTTCCATCTCCAATCACGCGTGCATCGATCTTAACAATCGGGACGATTTCCGCGCCTGTTCCGGTTACAAAACACTCATCCGCATTGAACAGGTCATAGCGGGTGAGATTTGGTTCAGACACTTCCATTCCGCGTTTTTGGGCAATGTCGATCACAGTCTGGCGCGTGATTCCATAAAGCGCCCCGGCCGACAAGGGAGGCGTGAGGAGTTTGCCCTCCTTGATGATGAAAATGTTATCGCCCGTGCATTCGGCAACATAGCCGTCGGCATTCAACATCACGGCTTCTTCACAGCCCGCGTTGTTGGCTTCAATCTTCGCGAGGATGTTGTTGAGATAATTGAGCGACTTGATCGCGGGGTTCACTGCGCTGTGCAGGTTGCGAACAGTCGGAACCGTGATGATTTCCATACCGCGGTCATACAACTCCTCAGGATAAAGCTGGATCTTGTCCGCAATCACGATCACTGACGGATTTTTGCAGCGGTTCGGATTCAGCCCGAGCGTTCCGACTCCGCGGGTGACGATCAATCGAATGTAGCCGTCCCGCAGGTTGTTTGCGCGGCAGCTGTCCACGACCGCCTTCATGACTGCCGCGTGGGGCATTGGGATTGTGAGGAGGATCGCCTTGGCAGAGTAGAACAGGCGGTCGATGTGCTCCTTGAGCTTGAAGACGCGGCCATTGTAAGCCCGAATCCCCTCGAAGATCCCGTCGCCATAAAGCAACCCGTGATCAAAAACGGACACTTTGGCGTCCTGTTCGTCACAGAATTTTCCGTCCAGATAAACTTTCATGCTCGTGCGGGCCAAGCTATTGAAAGGCAGAATGCGACGCAAACGCGAATTTTTCGTGACATGCTCCTTTTGCTGATTATATTTTGCGCCGCTCAAGACGACCCTATGGTCTAGCGGTTAGGACACTGCCCTTTCACGGCGGTAGCTCGGGTTCGATTCCCGATAGGGTCGCCACTTCCGTTCAAAGAAGGATGATTCTCCCGTTGCGAAGCAGGCACCGCTGCGACCTCACCACCGGCGCCGCCGGCCGTGCCGCTTGCGATGAATTCGGGTATCGATGACGAAGGCTGCGAAGATAATGAACGCGAGGAGCAGCAGAATCAGGAGCCCTGGCTTTGCACGCCAAACCTGCTCAAAGCTTTCAGTCAGGCCCGTCCAGTTCATGGTTGAACCTTACACCCGTTTTTCCGGGAGAGAAGCTGTATTGTCGTCAATGATCATCCAGCCGTTGAAATGCAAAACGGATTGCGGCAAAAAAAATGCGGCTCCACTCGGAGCCGCCGTGATTGCCACTCTCAATCACATTGCGATGCCACTCTACCACCGCCCATTTTGGGACAAATGGGGTAAAACCCGCAGCAGCTGTTCAACGCCGCGGCTCAGGCAATCGCAAGGAGAGTTGTGGTCCCGGCATGGGCAGGTTCGGCTTCGTTTGCGAGCGGCGCGGCTTCAGCCGGAACCGCTTCGTGCAGGATCTGCGGATATTCGCGATTGAGCTCCTCCACCAGGCGCTCCGCTTCGCCCTGTTCGAAAACCTTGGTGCCTTTGCCCGCGCGGCCGTTCACTGTGGATTTCCATTGAATGACGTAGTTTTTGTTCATGCTTGGTTACCTACGTCCGCAAGTACAATGCCTAAAGTGGGTATAACCCGAGAAACCGCAGGAATTTTGCAGCGATGAGCCTGGGGTGTCGAGTGAATGGCCGAGCTGGCTCGGAAAACGAATGTTCTTCAATGGTTGACCGTCAGTTGTTCATGAAAGTTGGACCGGCTTTATTCCTTGCAGCAGTTGTCCTCACTGGGTGCCAGACCATTCCACCCGGAGCGGAACGTGGACCCGATGGCACGATGGCATTCCATGTTCCCGTGGAAACCTCTGAACCTGGCGCGAGGATCGAAGTGAACGGCGAGATGGTGGGAACATCGCCGCTGACGCTGAAGATATTCGGTGACCCGGACGGCACGTTCCACGATTTCGGTTCGTATGAATTCCTTGTGCGGGCCTACCCCGCGCGGACCAATCAGTTCACCCAGACGCGCGTGTTCTTAACGGGCAGGATGTTCGCGGGAGAAGATCGCATCCCGCCGCAGATCTATTTCGATTTGAACCAACCGCCTCCTGTCTACGCGCCGCCGCCGCCCTATCCCCCGGGCTTTTACCCCTACCCGTACTACTATCATTACCACCCGCCGATGTTTTATGGCCCACGCATTTACATCAATCCACGGCCGCGGCACCATCATCATCATCACAATGCCCCAATCATTCGGCACCCGCGCCCGCGGCCGCATCGCCGCTGAAGTCCAAACCGTTTAAACGGCGAGCAATTGCTGGCAGGCGCGGCGGAGTTTCTTGAGGCTCGCTGTGGAACGCGCTTCGATGTAGCAGCGGATCAATGGTTCGGTGCCGCTCGCCCGAAAGGCAACCCATTCACCTTTTGGCAGGAGATACTTGAACCCATCGGTCGTAATAAATTTCTCGACCTTGTAAGTGCCGACGCTTGAGAGCCCTGAACCGAGCTTTGACAGCAGCGCGTCTTTTTTGGCTTCGGGAACGCGAACGTTGATGCGGTCGCTGTGGAACTCGCCAATTTGCTTCTCCAAATCCGTTAGAATGCGGCCGAGCGATTTCTTTTCAGTTGCCACCAGTTCAGCCATCAGGAGGCACGCGAGAATGCCGTCCTTTTCCGGAACGTGGCCCTTGACGCTCAGGCCGCCTGATTCTTCGCCGCCGACAATGATGGGTTCACTTTCCATCAGCGCGCCAATGTATTTGAACCCGACTGGCGTCTCGTGGAGTTTCACACCGAGCATTTCGGCAACGGCATCAACCTGGTGACTGCTGGGAACCGTGCGCACAACGGCGCCCGTCCAGCCGCGATTCTTCTTCAGATGATACAGGGCGAGGGTGAGGATCTGGTTGGGGGTGAGCCAGGTGCCGTCCTTGTCAACGATTCCGAACCGGTCGGCGTCGCCATCGAGCCCGAGCCCGACTTGCGCCTTGCCGCTGCGCACGAACGCGCTCGCTTCAGCCATGCCTTCTTCATTTGGTTCAGGGTGATGTCCGCCGAACAGCGGGTTCAACTCGTCATGGAACACGGTGATCTTTGCCCCTGAGTCCTCAAGCAAACGATCCAGATAACCGCGGCCCGTGCCGTACATGAGCTCCACGGCCACTTTGAGTTTTGCGCGTTTGATGGTTCCGAAGTCGATGAGCTTGCGCAGTTGTTTGAAGTAATCCGGTTGCGGATCAATGGTCTTGAACTCCAGCGATCCAATCACCGCGCCGTTGAAACTCCA
This window of the Verrucomicrobiia bacterium genome carries:
- a CDS encoding UvrB/UvrC motif-containing protein, yielding MLCCICKEREATVHLTQIAGEKMQKVDLCEECAKTKGVNDPTGFSLADLLLGLGASQEMEQSAGGVDLKCPRCGFTQADFKKAGRLGCPDCYKTFADGLDGLLKSMHKGTRHVGKVPESLRQSRDISDRLKLLQKKLAKAIQEENFEQAAQLRDEIKQMNAKLSNIAAT
- a CDS encoding phosphoglucomutase/phosphomannomutase family protein; this encodes MIKFGTSGWRGIIAREFTFDNVRLATQAIALYLKDELKDSQSAIHGRKPVVILGYDTRFLGREFSLAAAEVLASNGLTPLLCNRDTPTPVIAHTIRARKAIGGINMTASHNPAEYQGLKFSTSNGAPATPDVTKRIEANVAALQQDKWSFNGAVIGSLEFKTIDPQPDYFKQLRKLIDFGTIKRAKLKVAVELMYGTGRGYLDRLLEDSGAKITVFHDELNPLFGGHHPEPNEEGMAEASAFVRSGKAQVGLGLDGDADRFGIVDKDGTWLTPNQILTLALYHLKKNRGWTGAVVRTVPSSHQVDAVAEMLGVKLHETPVGFKYIGALMESEPIIVGGEESGGLSVKGHVPEKDGILACLLMAELVATEKKSLGRILTDLEKQIGEFHSDRINVRVPEAKKDALLSKLGSGLSSVGTYKVEKFITTDGFKYLLPKGEWVAFRASGTEPLIRCYIEARSTASLKKLRRACQQLLAV
- the ilvE gene encoding branched-chain-amino-acid transaminase, which translates into the protein MKVYLDGKFCDEQDAKVSVFDHGLLYGDGIFEGIRAYNGRVFKLKEHIDRLFYSAKAILLTIPMPHAAVMKAVVDSCRANNLRDGYIRLIVTRGVGTLGLNPNRCKNPSVIVIADKIQLYPEELYDRGMEIITVPTVRNLHSAVNPAIKSLNYLNNILAKIEANNAGCEEAVMLNADGYVAECTGDNIFIIKEGKLLTPPLSAGALYGITRQTVIDIAQKRGMEVSEPNLTRYDLFNADECFVTGTGAEIVPIVKIDARVIGDGKPGALTRSLVADYHSLTKVSGEPIYD
- a CDS encoding protein arginine kinase encodes the protein MDIHEFLIPPADTARRKGPHDRIVMSSRVRLARNIREAAFPGWAKKPERVRVLDIIRPAVEHLPEMKDAFSQSMDNLTTLDKQILVERHLISREHAAKSAGSGLVLNRDETLCVMINEEDHLRMQALRPGLQLRQAWTAIDAFDSTLEKKLDYAFNPDLGYLTACPTNIGTGIRVSAMLHLPGLVLAEQINPIIQSVNKLGLAVRGLYGEGTEALGNVFQVSNQMTLGESESAIVERLEKVLAQIIEHEENARATLLEKKPKMVFNHIGRAYGILANAHSISSKETMNLLSLMRLGVDVGVFPGVERSLVDELFILTQPAHLQQQHSEKLSAEERDLLRADMVRERLKQVSRPISRPKGGQGTGLDKPEK